The proteins below come from a single Campylobacter sp. CCUG 57310 genomic window:
- a CDS encoding tetratricopeptide repeat protein — MKYFIFLVFLTAVVFGGELAELSNECKSGNDEICKKLSNALKKLDVACNTGGKENALNCAGLGYFYEFDKEFTKAVRYYDKACKLGEDKACVYLGLLYQSGQGAPQDHKKANKLFAHACERNIGEGCASLGYSYGKSLGVYRDDKKLHELLVKACELGEETACYNLGLSYIFGDGAKKDLAKAAQMFQVSCGRGHTDSCAELGTSYFYGKGVEKDYAKAAQLFITACSGANALACANLAFAYEKGLGVEKNKNSAKELYDMGCKLGEFSACEHLKNLR, encoded by the coding sequence ATGAAATATTTTATTTTTCTTGTATTTTTAACGGCGGTGGTTTTTGGCGGCGAACTTGCGGAGCTTAGTAACGAATGTAAGAGCGGAAACGACGAAATTTGCAAAAAATTATCTAACGCACTTAAAAAACTTGATGTCGCTTGTAACACAGGCGGCAAAGAAAATGCGCTTAATTGCGCCGGACTTGGCTATTTTTACGAGTTTGATAAAGAATTTACAAAAGCCGTGCGCTATTACGATAAAGCTTGCAAGCTGGGCGAAGATAAAGCATGCGTATATCTTGGGCTGCTTTATCAAAGCGGACAGGGCGCGCCGCAAGATCATAAAAAAGCCAACAAGCTTTTCGCTCACGCTTGCGAGCGAAACATCGGCGAAGGGTGTGCGAGCTTGGGATACAGCTACGGCAAATCTCTTGGCGTTTATCGCGACGATAAAAAGTTGCACGAGTTACTTGTTAAGGCTTGCGAACTAGGCGAGGAGACGGCGTGCTATAATCTTGGCTTAAGTTATATTTTCGGCGACGGCGCTAAAAAGGATTTAGCTAAAGCCGCGCAGATGTTTCAGGTCTCTTGCGGGCGCGGACATACGGACTCTTGCGCCGAACTTGGAACTTCTTATTTTTACGGCAAAGGAGTGGAAAAAGACTACGCTAAAGCCGCGCAGCTTTTTATAACCGCTTGCTCGGGCGCAAATGCTTTGGCTTGCGCAAATTTAGCCTTTGCTTACGAAAAGGGTCTAGGCGTAGAAAAGAATAAAAATTCAGCCAAAGAGCTTTATGATATGGGTTGCAAGCTGGGTGAATTTAGCGCGTGCGAGCATCTTAAAAATTTACGCTAA
- a CDS encoding cytochrome C, producing MSNKARLCPKCQEKTIYFDGICYSCKQRQSREYFLNLSQNEVDDMIADIASKIGEMEKFEEVYKNFWGLFATGRISDDKIAKAAIKERIYYPSEIYFNAKSEIRDELLAHLNKLEGDNKNIANHILCALAMQGDEITLKAFYELEKNPKTWRKKLYADPSLYAKIGGWSFDENAVRKSLVFDKCLALEISKDGQDGLQIFAKPKEEQICEFCGCEIIDLVHIKASEEKFKFLNLTQDLRLRCCPNCAYYNINYYCKNHADGSVSFKNLESPNFEIYNYMQDVDFNKLRKMKFKIKEVARFYASFDELDITIGGYPSWVQDSEYLKCHECGEIMKHLMQIPIGEFIDGEGSLYVQICQNCQILSSCYQCT from the coding sequence ATGTCAAACAAAGCTCGTCTGTGCCCGAAATGCCAAGAAAAGACTATATATTTTGACGGAATTTGTTATAGCTGCAAACAAAGGCAAAGTAGAGAGTATTTTTTAAATTTAAGCCAAAACGAAGTAGATGATATGATCGCTGATATAGCAAGTAAAATCGGCGAGATGGAAAAATTTGAAGAGGTTTATAAGAATTTTTGGGGGCTGTTTGCGACGGGGCGAATCAGTGATGATAAAATAGCAAAAGCTGCGATAAAAGAGCGAATTTACTATCCGAGCGAAATTTACTTTAACGCTAAAAGTGAGATAAGAGATGAGCTTTTAGCTCATCTTAACAAGCTTGAAGGTGACAATAAAAACATAGCAAACCACATCTTATGTGCACTTGCTATGCAAGGTGATGAGATAACGCTAAAGGCATTTTACGAGCTTGAGAAAAACCCAAAGACGTGGCGCAAAAAGCTTTACGCAGACCCTAGCTTGTATGCCAAAATCGGCGGCTGGAGCTTTGATGAAAACGCAGTTAGAAAAAGTCTTGTTTTTGACAAGTGCTTGGCTTTAGAAATTTCAAAAGACGGGCAAGACGGACTGCAAATTTTTGCAAAGCCCAAAGAAGAGCAAATTTGCGAATTTTGCGGTTGTGAAATCATTGATCTAGTTCATATCAAAGCTAGTGAAGAGAAATTTAAATTCTTAAATTTAACACAGGACTTAAGGCTAAGATGCTGCCCAAACTGCGCTTATTACAACATAAACTACTACTGCAAAAATCACGCGGACGGCTCGGTTAGCTTTAAAAACCTTGAAAGCCCGAATTTCGAAATTTACAACTATATGCAAGATGTTGATTTTAATAAGCTAAGAAAGATGAAATTTAAGATAAAAGAGGTAGCGCGCTTTTACGCAAGCTTTGATGAGCTTGATATAACCATAGGCGGCTATCCAAGCTGGGTGCAAGATAGCGAGTATCTAAAATGCCATGAGTGCGGCGAGATTATGAAGCATTTAATGCAAATTCCAATCGGCGAGTTCATAGACGGCGAAGGCTCGCTTTACGTGCAAATTTGCCAAAACTGCCAAATCCTAAGCAGCTGCTATCAATGCACGTAA
- the glmS gene encoding glutamine--fructose-6-phosphate transaminase (isomerizing) gives MCGIVGYIGNQEKKNIILGGLKELEYRGYDSAGIAVMSNDDISYFKAVGKLENLVQKCENFSSSGFGLAIGHTRWATHGKPTEINAHPHIGEHSFVIHNGIIENYKEIKDELEAKGVKFLSQTDTEVIVHLFEEILKEKKDVFEAYKATIARLEGAYATLLITKLEPNKIFFAKNAVPLIISKDKDGEVFFGSSDAALIGISDEAIYLEDGMYGYARLNDINIFKNDSKLNLSFVKLPQDKAYAQKEGYKFFMEKEIYEQSSVVTETLMGRIKDEQVKLEELQEGFLEGISDIIFCACGTSYHAALAASYLYERIAKIRAKVEIASEFRYREPILNKSSLFIVISQSGETADTLEALKIAKNAGLKTIAICNVDNSSIVRLADTAILTRAGIEKGVASTKAFATQVITLWLLCLQIAQIRRTIDKNMLKDEIKALLHIPQILNIKDDLQEKIRRLSKHYLHGHGFFFIGRDIFYPLALEGALKLKEISYLHAEGYPAGDMKHGPIALADEKLFTIALLPKTTLYEKSKSNVEELAARDAYILVISPEEFELSDDFIKTSKQTHPMSEFFEMMIILQIFALEIAVRLGNDVDMPRNLAKSVTVE, from the coding sequence ATGTGTGGAATCGTAGGATACATAGGAAATCAAGAGAAAAAAAATATAATTTTAGGCGGCTTAAAAGAGCTTGAATATAGAGGCTATGACTCTGCGGGAATAGCGGTAATGAGCAATGATGACATATCTTATTTTAAGGCCGTAGGCAAGCTTGAAAATTTAGTCCAAAAGTGCGAAAATTTTAGCTCAAGCGGCTTTGGTCTGGCTATCGGACACACGCGCTGGGCGACACACGGAAAGCCTACGGAGATAAATGCACACCCGCATATCGGCGAGCACTCTTTCGTGATTCACAACGGCATCATAGAAAACTATAAAGAGATAAAAGACGAGCTTGAGGCAAAAGGAGTTAAATTCCTAAGCCAAACCGATACGGAGGTGATAGTTCATCTATTTGAAGAAATTTTAAAAGAGAAAAAAGATGTTTTTGAAGCTTATAAGGCTACTATAGCACGCCTTGAAGGAGCTTATGCGACACTTTTAATAACCAAGCTTGAGCCAAATAAGATATTTTTCGCTAAAAACGCGGTGCCTTTAATAATCAGCAAAGACAAAGACGGCGAAGTATTTTTCGGCTCATCAGATGCGGCTCTTATAGGCATTTCAGACGAGGCTATCTATCTTGAAGACGGGATGTATGGCTATGCAAGGCTTAATGACATAAATATCTTTAAAAACGATAGCAAGTTAAATTTATCCTTCGTAAAACTGCCTCAAGATAAGGCTTACGCTCAAAAAGAAGGGTATAAATTCTTTATGGAGAAAGAAATTTACGAGCAAAGCAGCGTCGTTACCGAAACATTAATGGGGCGAATTAAAGACGAGCAGGTAAAACTCGAGGAGCTTCAAGAGGGCTTTTTAGAAGGTATTAGCGACATCATATTTTGCGCTTGCGGTACGAGCTATCACGCCGCGCTTGCTGCAAGCTACTTATATGAGCGCATCGCAAAAATTCGCGCTAAAGTTGAAATAGCAAGCGAATTTCGTTACCGAGAGCCGATTTTAAATAAAAGCTCGTTATTTATCGTCATCTCTCAAAGCGGCGAAACCGCAGACACTCTTGAAGCGCTAAAGATAGCCAAAAATGCAGGACTTAAGACTATAGCTATCTGCAATGTCGATAACTCCTCTATCGTCCGACTTGCCGACACCGCGATACTAACTCGCGCAGGCATAGAAAAGGGAGTTGCCAGCACAAAAGCCTTTGCAACGCAAGTCATCACTCTTTGGCTGCTCTGCTTGCAAATTGCGCAAATTAGACGAACTATAGATAAAAATATGCTAAAAGACGAGATAAAAGCCCTGCTTCATATACCGCAAATTTTAAATATCAAAGATGATTTACAAGAAAAAATTCGTAGGCTTTCTAAGCATTACCTGCACGGACACGGATTTTTCTTTATCGGCAGGGATATCTTTTATCCGCTTGCACTTGAGGGCGCACTTAAGCTAAAAGAGATAAGTTATCTGCACGCAGAAGGCTATCCTGCCGGCGATATGAAGCACGGACCTATCGCGCTTGCAGATGAAAAGCTATTTACGATCGCCCTGCTTCCAAAAACTACTCTTTATGAAAAGAGCAAAAGCAACGTAGAAGAACTTGCCGCAAGAGACGCTTATATACTAGTTATAAGTCCTGAGGAGTTTGAATTAAGCGATGATTTTATCAAAACAAGCAAGCAGACTCATCCTATGAGCGAGTTTTTTGAGATGATGATAATTCTTCAAATTTTTGCTCTTGAGATCGCGGTTAGGCTTGGAAATGACGTGGATATGCCAAGAAATTTGGCTAAAAGCGTAACGGTCGAGTAA
- a CDS encoding HD domain-containing protein translates to MQNFSMIYENFRKARMQKTALKKEKIDFLELKERFKNYEINLKQELKKLQGKGFVNFISKESDELIKLCLNAVLNEIFDDFLPDLDRIPICIIATEKYAQNLVSLNSVLEILVVYKNSSGFNVKQILKLVLKALSECGLNLNIKTAEVGEIIKNFKNDFKAKAALSKIRFIAGSKYMYKLARAEIYVAREHDRQENLKHYMKIFGAFNEIKNLNQEPNLKSDFGGSDEIYYLTCALNGFENEISLRSQMLKFIDEKELSSLNLAIDFILCIKSAQNLLLNSDHFSSQNLSQITALMQTKSKKTQETTSIISQKLLSCMHTVGIYARYLTSSFYRSNFTSQASFNELKTARLKNGFYRIENTVYTPLKKRPTSLNSLLLELLELGDMDYKFDISAIFYIKRAVAKKGESEKTLANFKKLLQKNNSHCIIKALLDAGILLTIVKPMEHTRHLAVFDGYHKFSVDEHCVTSLKFLENIKDKFIKSLYDELCVEGKTMLKLVALLHDVGKGLAGDHSITGANIFRAYAMKLNLSAKAVNIGVTLVRYHTLMSDTANREDIYNQRTIFSFISKLNDKQTLKLLYILTYCVINATSEKLYNPYIARLLKEFYLISLESFEDENLLDEATRRVKKEHSIRRNPEFVKLSENLKDKIFSIPSNLLFIKYQPSDIINIANLAQSSNELNVFTQNHQNFSLKIIIKSHPNLALALSNLAHLDLAYMEIFELFDDKFYIRLEFNKNVRTSELESVRNLITLSLESNNKINVSKPTILKEELSFDTNHSKDYAKLCINAKDQRGLMAYVMMVFENLGIKIASARIQTIKNRTRNLFLIEKSDVAPYNENKILNLLISE, encoded by the coding sequence TTGCAAAATTTTAGTATGATTTATGAAAATTTCAGAAAGGCGCGTATGCAAAAAACGGCTTTAAAGAAGGAAAAAATAGACTTTTTAGAGCTAAAAGAGAGATTTAAAAATTACGAGATAAATTTAAAACAAGAGCTTAAAAAACTACAAGGAAAAGGCTTTGTAAATTTCATCTCAAAAGAGAGCGATGAGCTCATAAAGCTCTGCTTAAATGCCGTTTTAAATGAAATTTTTGATGACTTCCTGCCAGATCTTGACAGAATTCCCATCTGCATAATCGCAACTGAAAAATACGCTCAAAATTTAGTAAGCCTTAACTCCGTGCTTGAAATTTTAGTAGTCTATAAAAATTCAAGCGGATTTAACGTAAAGCAAATCTTAAAGCTCGTTTTAAAAGCTCTTAGCGAATGCGGACTAAATTTAAATATCAAAACGGCAGAAGTCGGCGAGATAATAAAAAATTTTAAAAACGACTTCAAAGCCAAAGCCGCACTTAGCAAAATTCGCTTCATAGCAGGCTCGAAATATATGTATAAGCTCGCAAGGGCTGAAATTTACGTAGCAAGAGAGCATGACAGGCAAGAAAACTTAAAACACTATATGAAAATTTTTGGCGCGTTTAACGAGATAAAAAACCTTAATCAAGAGCCGAATTTAAAATCGGATTTTGGCGGAAGCGATGAAATTTATTATCTGACTTGCGCGCTAAACGGCTTTGAAAACGAGATAAGCCTGCGCTCACAGATGCTTAAATTTATCGACGAAAAGGAGCTTAGCTCTTTAAATTTGGCAATTGATTTTATACTTTGCATAAAATCGGCTCAAAATTTACTCTTAAACTCAGATCATTTTAGTTCGCAAAATTTAAGTCAGATAACGGCTTTGATGCAGACAAAATCCAAAAAAACGCAAGAAACAACTAGCATCATCTCTCAAAAACTGCTTAGCTGTATGCATACGGTGGGTATTTACGCAAGATATCTTACAAGCTCGTTTTACCGCTCAAATTTCACTAGCCAAGCAAGCTTTAACGAGCTAAAAACGGCAAGACTTAAAAATGGATTTTATAGAATCGAAAATACCGTTTACACTCCGCTCAAAAAGCGCCCTACAAGCTTAAATTCACTTCTTTTAGAGCTTCTTGAGCTTGGAGATATGGATTATAAATTTGACATAAGCGCTATCTTTTACATAAAACGCGCGGTCGCAAAAAAAGGCGAAAGCGAAAAAACGCTTGCAAATTTCAAAAAACTTTTGCAGAAAAACAACAGCCACTGCATAATAAAAGCGTTGCTTGACGCTGGAATTTTGCTAACTATCGTAAAGCCGATGGAGCACACAAGACACCTTGCGGTATTTGACGGATATCATAAATTTAGCGTCGATGAGCACTGCGTAACTAGCCTTAAATTCCTTGAAAACATAAAAGATAAATTCATAAAATCCCTATACGACGAGCTTTGCGTAGAGGGAAAAACTATGCTAAAGCTGGTTGCTCTTCTGCACGATGTGGGCAAGGGCTTGGCAGGAGATCACAGTATAACGGGAGCAAATATATTTAGAGCCTACGCAATGAAGCTAAATTTAAGCGCAAAAGCCGTAAATATAGGCGTAACGCTGGTTAGATACCATACTCTTATGAGCGATACGGCAAACCGCGAAGACATCTACAATCAGCGAACTATTTTTAGCTTCATATCAAAGCTAAACGACAAGCAGACCCTAAAGCTGCTTTATATCCTTACTTACTGCGTGATAAACGCAACCAGCGAGAAGCTTTATAATCCTTACATAGCAAGACTTTTGAAAGAATTTTATCTCATCTCGCTTGAGAGTTTTGAGGATGAAAATTTGCTTGATGAAGCGACAAGAAGGGTTAAAAAAGAGCATAGCATAAGGCGAAATCCGGAATTTGTAAAACTTAGCGAAAATTTAAAAGATAAGATATTTTCCATCCCTTCAAATTTGCTCTTTATCAAGTATCAGCCTTCAGATATCATAAATATCGCAAATTTAGCGCAGTCTTCAAACGAACTGAACGTATTTACGCAAAATCATCAAAATTTTAGCCTTAAGATTATTATAAAATCTCATCCTAATTTGGCTTTAGCGCTTTCAAATTTAGCACATTTAGATCTTGCATATATGGAAATTTTTGAACTGTTTGACGACAAATTTTATATAAGGCTTGAATTTAATAAAAATGTTCGCACAAGCGAGCTTGAAAGCGTTAGAAATTTGATCACGCTTTCGCTTGAAAGCAATAACAAAATCAATGTTTCAAAGCCGACAATACTAAAAGAGGAGCTTAGTTTTGATACTAATCATTCAAAAGATTACGCTAAACTTTGCATAAACGCAAAAGATCAGCGCGGACTTATGGCTTACGTGATGATGGTTTTTGAAAATTTGGGTATAAAAATCGCAAGCGCAAGAATTCAAACTATCAAAAATCGCACGCGAAATCTATTTTTAATAGAGAAGTCAGACGTCGCGCCGTATAATGAAAATAAAATTTTAAATCTACTAATAAGTGAGTAA
- the mqnE gene encoding aminofutalosine synthase MqnE, whose translation MTNLIEKLQSGDRLSRKECLKLYELDLFTLGKFANIKRKQMHGKKIFFNVNRHINPTNICADVCKFCAFSSHRKNPNPYTMSHDEIMADVATSVKNGAKEIHIVSAHNPHTSWQWYLEIFRKIKQSYPDLHVKALTAAEVDFLSRHHGLSYEEVVEKMVEYSVDSMPGGGAEIFDEEIRAKICKGKVSSENWLKIHKIWHEKGRLSNATMLFGHVENEAHRIDHMLRIRDLQDITKGFNAFIPLVYQRDNNFIKVSKFIGSVEILKTMAISRLVLDNVPHIKAYWATSTINLAMVAQEFGADDLDGTIQKESIQSAAGAKSARGMDMKSFIELIKSSGFIPVERDSLYNELKIY comes from the coding sequence TTGACAAATTTGATTGAAAAATTACAAAGCGGCGATAGACTTTCTCGCAAAGAGTGTTTAAAGCTTTATGAGCTTGATCTCTTTACTTTGGGTAAATTCGCTAATATCAAACGCAAGCAAATGCACGGCAAGAAGATTTTTTTTAACGTTAATCGCCACATAAATCCAACCAATATCTGCGCTGACGTGTGCAAATTTTGCGCTTTTTCTTCGCATAGGAAAAATCCAAATCCTTACACGATGAGTCACGATGAAATTATGGCAGATGTCGCTACCAGCGTAAAAAACGGAGCCAAAGAGATACATATAGTCTCGGCGCACAACCCCCATACAAGCTGGCAGTGGTATCTTGAAATTTTTAGAAAAATTAAGCAAAGCTATCCTGACTTGCACGTCAAAGCGCTAACTGCGGCGGAGGTTGATTTCTTATCTCGTCATCACGGCTTAAGCTATGAAGAAGTAGTAGAAAAGATGGTCGAATACAGTGTAGATAGTATGCCCGGAGGCGGAGCCGAGATATTTGACGAAGAAATTCGGGCTAAAATTTGCAAAGGCAAAGTAAGTAGCGAAAACTGGCTTAAAATTCATAAAATTTGGCATGAAAAAGGAAGGCTGAGTAACGCCACAATGCTTTTTGGTCATGTGGAAAACGAAGCTCACAGGATCGATCATATGCTTAGAATTCGCGACTTGCAAGATATCACAAAAGGCTTTAACGCCTTTATCCCGCTTGTCTATCAGCGTGATAATAACTTTATAAAAGTTAGCAAATTTATAGGCTCGGTTGAAATTTTAAAAACTATGGCTATATCGCGTCTTGTGCTTGATAATGTGCCTCACATAAAGGCTTATTGGGCTACTTCTACGATAAATTTGGCGATGGTTGCGCAAGAATTTGGCGCAGACGATCTTGACGGCACTATCCAAAAAGAGAGCATTCAAAGCGCAGCAGGCGCAAAAAGTGCAAGAGGAATGGATATGAAAAGCTTTATAGAGCTTATAAAAAGCTCAGGTTTTATTCCTGTAGAGCGCGATAGTCTTTATAACGAGTTAAAAATTTATTGA
- a CDS encoding NCS2 family permease — protein sequence MDYFKLKEHGTSVKQELNAGLTTFLTMMYIVPVNAIIMSQAGMPMDALITATALITFFATALNGIWANTPVAMSVGMGLNAYFTFGLVIGMKIPWQTALGVVFISGIIFLALSFTNFRIWVIKSIPIDLRRAISAGIGVFISFIGLQQMGIVVNNDAVLVGLGNLKDTNVMLGLIGLLFVIAFWAWRVKGAFILAILSTSIIAWVFKIAPYPKEFFSEPASITPIFLELDIASAFSLALLPVIITFFVTDLFDSVGTLAGVGNRAGIFDEHSDEGIKRLEKTLEADAVATVVGSLVGTSTTTSFVESASGVEEGGRTGLTAVFCGLLFVLTIFMLPLFKAIPSNAVYPVLVMVGVLMFSELAHVNFKDPAISVAAFLIVVIMPLTYSITNGLSCGFLAYLIVRLLRKEFEHINIGVIVLALISFIVFWVQ from the coding sequence ATGGATTATTTTAAGCTAAAGGAGCACGGCACTAGCGTTAAACAAGAGCTAAATGCCGGACTTACGACGTTTTTAACGATGATGTATATCGTGCCCGTAAACGCTATCATTATGAGTCAAGCTGGTATGCCTATGGACGCGCTTATAACGGCAACTGCGCTTATAACGTTTTTTGCAACTGCGCTTAACGGAATTTGGGCGAATACTCCTGTTGCAATGAGCGTTGGAATGGGATTAAACGCTTATTTTACCTTCGGTCTTGTAATCGGCATGAAGATTCCTTGGCAGACTGCGCTTGGAGTGGTCTTTATCTCGGGTATTATATTTTTAGCGCTCTCTTTTACTAATTTTAGAATTTGGGTTATAAAATCAATCCCTATCGATCTTCGCCGAGCTATAAGTGCGGGTATAGGCGTATTTATAAGCTTCATCGGACTTCAGCAAATGGGCATAGTCGTAAATAACGATGCCGTGCTCGTAGGACTTGGAAATTTAAAAGATACAAATGTAATGCTAGGCCTTATAGGACTGCTTTTTGTTATCGCATTTTGGGCTTGGAGAGTAAAAGGGGCTTTCATCCTTGCCATACTATCCACCTCCATAATCGCATGGGTTTTTAAAATCGCACCTTATCCGAAAGAATTTTTCTCAGAACCCGCATCCATCACGCCTATATTTTTAGAGCTTGATATAGCAAGCGCATTTTCTCTTGCTCTTTTACCTGTTATCATTACATTTTTTGTAACCGATCTTTTTGACTCGGTAGGAACGCTTGCTGGAGTGGGAAATAGAGCGGGGATATTTGATGAGCATAGCGATGAAGGCATAAAGAGGCTTGAAAAGACTCTTGAAGCCGATGCCGTAGCTACAGTAGTGGGGTCTTTGGTGGGAACTAGTACCACAACTTCGTTCGTAGAGAGTGCAAGCGGTGTGGAAGAGGGCGGCAGAACAGGTCTTACTGCGGTATTTTGCGGACTTTTGTTTGTGCTTACTATTTTTATGCTTCCTCTTTTTAAAGCCATCCCTTCAAATGCAGTGTATCCCGTGCTTGTAATGGTTGGCGTGCTTATGTTTAGCGAGCTTGCGCATGTGAATTTCAAAGATCCCGCCATAAGCGTTGCCGCGTTTTTGATAGTAGTTATTATGCCACTTACTTACTCGATTACCAATGGACTTTCTTGCGGATTTTTGGCGTATTTGATAGTTAGGCTTTTAAGAAAAGAGTTTGAGCATATAAATATCGGCGTAATCGTCCTTGCGCTTATTAGTTTTATAGTATTTTGGGTTCAATAA
- a CDS encoding phosphoribosyltransferase, giving the protein MIYYPYEEFEKDVRELAKEIRSEFDPEVILAIARGGLTLGHSLAVALNKRNLFTLNSIHYEETKKLDTIDIFNVPDLTNYTKILLVDDIIDTGESMVEIKRELLKMYPHLDIKIAAVFYKQKALILPEFKVKEAHEWVEFFWDIHI; this is encoded by the coding sequence ATGATTTATTATCCGTATGAAGAATTTGAAAAAGATGTAAGAGAGCTTGCTAAGGAGATAAGAAGCGAATTTGATCCGGAAGTGATTTTGGCTATAGCTAGAGGAGGGCTTACTTTGGGGCACTCGCTTGCGGTTGCACTTAACAAACGAAACCTCTTTACGCTAAATTCGATTCACTATGAAGAGACGAAAAAGCTTGATACTATCGATATATTTAACGTACCTGATTTGACTAACTATACTAAAATTTTGCTGGTGGATGATATTATCGACACCGGAGAGAGTATGGTTGAGATTAAGCGTGAGCTTTTAAAAATGTATCCGCATCTTGATATCAAGATAGCGGCTGTATTTTACAAGCAAAAAGCTTTGATATTGCCTGAATTTAAGGTAAAAGAAGCTCACGAATGGGTTGAGTTTTTCTGGGATATCCATATATAA